Proteins co-encoded in one Populus trichocarpa isolate Nisqually-1 chromosome 10, P.trichocarpa_v4.1, whole genome shotgun sequence genomic window:
- the LOC7492899 gene encoding clp protease adapter protein ClpF, chloroplastic isoform X3 — protein sequence MVQGASLTCLAASVNGGVYGLIIPQWRRHSNLLRKTHAVSGFDSQCPLRHCLQGLHFMGNPNTLKRRNLRVEAGWLFNKGGEQELDASSERSESANEDILIFFFQLDLGTRVQYALNVEQYDIAQQLRNKLTEVEGEVIRQQEAKRGSSSKSEAQDKAISIIRLRADLQNAIENENYAVAAELRDQISELEAESLAASAKALVYENAQYAFRLGQKVKHKTFGYQAVVCGMDPICCESSSWMETAQVEKLARGSSQPFYQFQGAWFPPSLLHTMESLLF from the exons ATGGTGCAAGGTGCGTCGTTAACTTGTCTAGCAGCTTCAGTAAACGGTGGAGTTTATGGATTGATCATACCGCAGTGGAGGAGGCATTCCAACCTACTGAGGAAAACTCATGCCGTTTCTGGGTTTGATAGCCAATGCCCTTTGCGTCACTGCCTTCAAGGTTTACACTTTATGGGTAACcctaacacattaaaacgaagAAATTTAAGGGTTGAAGCAGGATGGCTGTTCAACAAAGGGGGTGAGCAGGAGCTGGACGCAAGCTCTGAACGTAGTGAGAGTGCGAATGAAGATATactgattttctttttccagtTAGATTTGGGCACTCGAGTTCAG TATGCTTTGAATGTGGAGCAGTATGACATTGCACAACAACTTAGAAACAAGCTTACAGAG GTTGAAGGTGAGGTCATTAGGCAGCAGGAAGCGAAGAGAGGATCATCTTCAAAGAGTGAAGCTCAAGATAAGGCTATAAGTATCATACGACTGCG TGCAGACCTCCAGAATGCAATTGAGAACGAGAATTATGCAGTGGCAGCTGAATTACGAGATCAAATTTCAGAACTGGAAGCAGAATCTTTGGCTGCATCTGCAAAAGCTCTGGTATATGAAAATGCACAGTATGCATTTCGTTTAGGGCAGAAAGTGAAGCACAAAACTTTTG GCTATCAAGCTGTGGTTTGTGGAATGGATCCAATATGCTGTGAGTCAAGTTCATGGATGGAAACAGCACAGGTTGAAAAGTTAGCTCGTGGTTCTAGTCAGCCATTTTATCAG TTTCAAGGAGCATGGTTTCCCCCCAGCCTCCTTCATACCATGGAATCTCTTCTCTTTTGA
- the LOC7492899 gene encoding clp protease adapter protein ClpF, chloroplastic isoform X1 — protein sequence MVQGASLTCLAASVNGGVYGLIIPQWRRHSNLLRKTHAVSGFDSQCPLRHCLQGLHFMGNPNTLKRRNLRVEAGWLFNKGGEQELDASSERSESANEDILIFFFQLDLGTRVQYALNVEQYDIAQQLRNKLTEVEGEVIRQQEAKRGSSSKSEAQDKAISIIRLRADLQNAIENENYAVAAELRDQISELEAESLAASAKALVYENAQYAFRLGQKVKHKTFGYQAVVCGMDPICCESSSWMETAQVEKLARGSSQPFYQVLVDVHEDPNLLVAYDWCSFLQFPRKIWLLLRNQIWEGLIIPIHHFYSMGWMQQGILSQSNSCVKSTIGLGMKCQWIHQMTIAVVVLMLKQERAAFWSA from the exons ATGGTGCAAGGTGCGTCGTTAACTTGTCTAGCAGCTTCAGTAAACGGTGGAGTTTATGGATTGATCATACCGCAGTGGAGGAGGCATTCCAACCTACTGAGGAAAACTCATGCCGTTTCTGGGTTTGATAGCCAATGCCCTTTGCGTCACTGCCTTCAAGGTTTACACTTTATGGGTAACcctaacacattaaaacgaagAAATTTAAGGGTTGAAGCAGGATGGCTGTTCAACAAAGGGGGTGAGCAGGAGCTGGACGCAAGCTCTGAACGTAGTGAGAGTGCGAATGAAGATATactgattttctttttccagtTAGATTTGGGCACTCGAGTTCAG TATGCTTTGAATGTGGAGCAGTATGACATTGCACAACAACTTAGAAACAAGCTTACAGAG GTTGAAGGTGAGGTCATTAGGCAGCAGGAAGCGAAGAGAGGATCATCTTCAAAGAGTGAAGCTCAAGATAAGGCTATAAGTATCATACGACTGCG TGCAGACCTCCAGAATGCAATTGAGAACGAGAATTATGCAGTGGCAGCTGAATTACGAGATCAAATTTCAGAACTGGAAGCAGAATCTTTGGCTGCATCTGCAAAAGCTCTGGTATATGAAAATGCACAGTATGCATTTCGTTTAGGGCAGAAAGTGAAGCACAAAACTTTTG GCTATCAAGCTGTGGTTTGTGGAATGGATCCAATATGCTGTGAGTCAAGTTCATGGATGGAAACAGCACAGGTTGAAAAGTTAGCTCGTGGTTCTAGTCAGCCATTTTATCAG GTTTTGGTTGATGTACATGAGGATCCCAATCTACTGGTGGCATATG ATTGGTGTTCCTTTCTGCAGTTCCCGAGGAAAATTTGGTTGCTCCTGAGAAACCAGATATG GGAAGGTTTGATCATCCCTATACATCATTTCTATTCTATGGGATGGATGCAGCAGGGGATTTTATCCCAATCAAACAGCTGCGTGAAAAGTACAATAGGCCTCGGCATGAAGTGCCAATGGATCCACCAGATGACGATAGCGGTGGTGGTGCTGATGCTTAAGCAAGAGAGGGCTGCCTTCTGGTCCGCGTGA
- the LOC7492899 gene encoding clp protease adapter protein ClpF, chloroplastic isoform X2, with translation MVQGASLTCLAASVNGGVYGLIIPQWRRHSNLLRKTHAVSGFDSQCPLRHCLQGLHFMGNPNTLKRRNLRVEAGWLFNKGGEQELDASSERSESANEDILIFFFQLDLGTRVQYALNVEQYDIAQQLRNKLTEVEGEVIRQQEAKRGSSSKSEAQDKAISIIRLRADLQNAIENENYAVAAELRDQISELEAESLAASAKALVYENAQYAFRLGQKVKHKTFGYQAVVCGMDPICCESSSWMETAQVEKLARGSSQPFYQVLVDVHEDPNLLVAYVPEENLVAPEKPDMGRFDHPYTSFLFYGMDAAGDFIPIKQLREKYNRPRHEVPMDPPDDDSGGGADA, from the exons ATGGTGCAAGGTGCGTCGTTAACTTGTCTAGCAGCTTCAGTAAACGGTGGAGTTTATGGATTGATCATACCGCAGTGGAGGAGGCATTCCAACCTACTGAGGAAAACTCATGCCGTTTCTGGGTTTGATAGCCAATGCCCTTTGCGTCACTGCCTTCAAGGTTTACACTTTATGGGTAACcctaacacattaaaacgaagAAATTTAAGGGTTGAAGCAGGATGGCTGTTCAACAAAGGGGGTGAGCAGGAGCTGGACGCAAGCTCTGAACGTAGTGAGAGTGCGAATGAAGATATactgattttctttttccagtTAGATTTGGGCACTCGAGTTCAG TATGCTTTGAATGTGGAGCAGTATGACATTGCACAACAACTTAGAAACAAGCTTACAGAG GTTGAAGGTGAGGTCATTAGGCAGCAGGAAGCGAAGAGAGGATCATCTTCAAAGAGTGAAGCTCAAGATAAGGCTATAAGTATCATACGACTGCG TGCAGACCTCCAGAATGCAATTGAGAACGAGAATTATGCAGTGGCAGCTGAATTACGAGATCAAATTTCAGAACTGGAAGCAGAATCTTTGGCTGCATCTGCAAAAGCTCTGGTATATGAAAATGCACAGTATGCATTTCGTTTAGGGCAGAAAGTGAAGCACAAAACTTTTG GCTATCAAGCTGTGGTTTGTGGAATGGATCCAATATGCTGTGAGTCAAGTTCATGGATGGAAACAGCACAGGTTGAAAAGTTAGCTCGTGGTTCTAGTCAGCCATTTTATCAG GTTTTGGTTGATGTACATGAGGATCCCAATCTACTGGTGGCATATG TTCCCGAGGAAAATTTGGTTGCTCCTGAGAAACCAGATATG GGAAGGTTTGATCATCCCTATACATCATTTCTATTCTATGGGATGGATGCAGCAGGGGATTTTATCCCAATCAAACAGCTGCGTGAAAAGTACAATAGGCCTCGGCATGAAGTGCCAATGGATCCACCAGATGACGATAGCGGTGGTGGTGCTGATGCTTAA